The following coding sequences are from one Thermostaphylospora chromogena window:
- a CDS encoding pyridoxal phosphate-dependent aminotransferase produces the protein MRPNSRYEHVQPFDIDRVAAAADADPDILRMENLDTDLAPPACAVEVTRRAVGEDHANSWLPFTGLPELRQAVAAELERRCGVAYDADAQIVITSGGLSGVIPALFATSDAGDTVVLTDPVYAGLLQRTRLVSARPHLVPLRVSEGVWRIDREALRAAADARPAAVVMMSPSMPSGCVLDEEDWAVVAEVCERAGAWLIYDAAMERLLYDGFPRVHPCRIGGLADRTLIIGSMSKEYRMIGWRIGWVAGPRDVMGRIAQAVIYNTTVSSGFAQLGAAAALNDPGGAGVAEAAAEYQRRHDTVIAQLDGLPVVRAGGGWSCLVDAVALGMDAPTLSDRLLRHGRIAATPMTAWGEHVAPRYVRLVYSNEPVSRLADLRARFDAAL, from the coding sequence ATGCGCCCCAACTCCCGCTACGAGCACGTCCAGCCGTTCGACATCGACCGGGTCGCCGCCGCCGCCGATGCCGACCCCGACATCCTCCGGATGGAGAACCTCGACACCGACCTCGCTCCACCCGCGTGCGCCGTCGAGGTCACCCGGCGGGCGGTCGGCGAGGACCACGCCAACAGCTGGCTGCCGTTCACCGGCCTGCCCGAGCTGCGCCAGGCCGTCGCCGCCGAGCTGGAACGCCGCTGCGGCGTCGCCTACGACGCCGACGCCCAGATCGTGATCACCTCCGGTGGCCTGTCCGGCGTCATCCCCGCGCTGTTCGCCACGAGCGACGCGGGCGACACGGTGGTGCTCACCGACCCCGTCTACGCCGGGCTGCTGCAGCGCACCCGCCTGGTCAGCGCCCGCCCGCACCTGGTGCCGCTGCGCGTGTCCGAAGGGGTCTGGCGGATCGACCGGGAGGCGTTGCGCGCCGCCGCGGACGCCCGGCCCGCCGCCGTGGTGATGATGAGCCCGTCCATGCCGTCCGGCTGCGTGCTGGACGAGGAGGACTGGGCGGTCGTCGCCGAGGTGTGCGAACGCGCCGGCGCCTGGCTGATCTACGACGCGGCGATGGAACGCCTCCTCTACGACGGCTTCCCGCGCGTGCATCCCTGCCGGATCGGCGGCCTCGCGGACCGCACGCTGATCATCGGGTCGATGTCCAAGGAGTACCGGATGATCGGCTGGCGGATCGGCTGGGTCGCCGGGCCCCGGGACGTCATGGGCCGGATAGCCCAGGCCGTCATCTACAACACCACGGTCTCCAGCGGTTTCGCCCAGCTCGGCGCCGCCGCCGCGCTGAACGATCCCGGCGGTGCCGGTGTGGCGGAGGCCGCCGCCGAGTACCAGCGGCGGCACGACACCGTGATCGCCCAGCTCGACGGGCTGCCGGTGGTGCGGGCCGGCGGCGGCTGGTCGTGTCTGGTCGACGCGGTCGCTCTCGGCATGGACGCGCCCACCCTGTCAGATCGGCTGCTGCGCCACGGCCGGATCGCCGCCACCCCGATGACCGCCTGGGGCGAGCACGTCGCCCCCCGCTACGTCCGCCTCGTCTACAGCAACGAGCCCGTCTCCCGCCTGGCCGACCTGCGCGCCAGATTCGACGCCGCCCTCTGA
- a CDS encoding helix-turn-helix domain-containing protein, translating into MEGVETLAAEVGARIAELRRRRGWSLSEVARRAGLGKATLSELEAGRRNPTLETLFAVTAAMGFPLSAAIPGPASGDGVIEPSPEVSGRAVDAVLLERFDDADAITEIYRVRIRAGARQVSPAHAPGVREYLIVFSGTAEVGAVDAPFLVTAGEHGGWDASVPHVYAARGGPVEATLVMRYPA; encoded by the coding sequence GTGGAAGGGGTCGAGACGCTGGCGGCTGAGGTGGGGGCGCGCATCGCCGAGCTGCGCAGGCGGCGGGGGTGGTCGCTGTCGGAGGTGGCCCGCCGGGCGGGGCTGGGCAAGGCCACGCTGTCGGAGCTGGAGGCCGGGCGGCGCAATCCGACGCTGGAGACCCTCTTCGCGGTGACGGCCGCGATGGGGTTCCCGCTCAGCGCGGCGATCCCCGGGCCCGCCTCGGGGGACGGGGTGATCGAGCCGTCCCCGGAGGTGTCGGGCCGGGCGGTGGACGCCGTGCTTCTTGAACGGTTCGACGACGCCGACGCGATCACCGAGATCTACCGGGTGCGCATCCGCGCCGGAGCGCGGCAGGTCTCACCCGCGCACGCGCCGGGCGTGCGCGAGTACCTGATCGTGTTCTCCGGCACGGCCGAGGTCGGCGCCGTCGACGCCCCGTTCCTGGTGACGGCGGGTGAGCACGGCGGCTGGGACGCGTCGGTTCCCCACGTGTACGCGGCGCGCGGCGGACCGGTGGAGGCCACGCTCGTGATGCGCTATCCCGCCTGA
- a CDS encoding NADPH-dependent FMN reductase, translated as MIKIAVVVGSTRPSRRTEVAARWVAEVAARHPAVTAGEASFEVVDLAEYELPLLDEPLPAIFGDYRHEKTRRWARTVGSFDGFVFVTPEYNHSMPAALKNAIDLLYAEWNNKAAGFVSHGVQGGVRAVEHLRLTLAEVQVATVRSQVALSAFTDFELTDPTEPGVIKPGPHQEETLNELIGEVIAWSRALKPLREAEAVPA; from the coding sequence ATGATCAAGATCGCCGTCGTCGTCGGCAGCACCAGGCCCTCCCGCAGGACGGAGGTCGCGGCCCGGTGGGTCGCCGAAGTGGCCGCCCGGCACCCGGCCGTCACCGCAGGGGAGGCGTCCTTCGAGGTCGTCGACCTCGCCGAGTACGAGCTGCCGCTGCTCGACGAGCCCCTGCCCGCCATATTCGGCGACTACCGCCACGAGAAGACCCGCCGCTGGGCCCGTACCGTCGGCTCCTTCGACGGGTTCGTCTTCGTCACCCCCGAGTACAACCACTCCATGCCCGCGGCGCTGAAGAACGCGATCGACCTCCTGTACGCGGAGTGGAACAACAAGGCGGCCGGGTTCGTCAGCCACGGCGTGCAGGGCGGCGTCCGCGCGGTGGAGCACCTGCGGCTGACGCTGGCCGAGGTGCAGGTCGCCACCGTGCGCAGCCAGGTCGCGCTGTCGGCGTTCACCGACTTCGAGCTCACCGATCCGACCGAGCCCGGCGTGATCAAGCCGGGACCGCACCAGGAGGAGACCTTGAACGAGCTGATCGGCGAGGTCATCGCCTGGTCCAGGGCGCTCAAGCCGCTGCGGGAAGCAGAGGCGGTGCCCGCGTGA
- a CDS encoding MFS transporter has protein sequence MVTLAAVLVGYLILPMLASGTTVALPSIGAELNASGAALQWVVVGYFLAAASVMLVAGSLADLFGRRRVFAAGAALYAAATLLCALAADILLLDAARTLAGVGAGGVMAGGGATLGGTFTGPARNRAYAVMGTTAGVGMAAGPTLSGWMIGTLGWRATFVVFAVAGLLMLVGAVFTAESRAAARPRIDVAGAVAFVAALSLVMFGVNRAAGTGWGSPSVLVPLAAGSALLVMFALIESRSPHPVLHLGLLRLRRFMAWCLACLCVGAGAGGVTTFLPTYLQGVNGVSAQGAGLTMLMMTTPVLVVPPLGARLVNRGIPARDLITVSLLLIAAGNAWLTVLHPGIGVLGLAGPLVAIGTGMGLGLGIADAQTVSQVEPDRIGMATGLLNTIRAGGSTLVTTVFGTTLTTLLQARIGDGASAARIAAGDLSGPGRALHAAQFTEAWHIMLWCTAAAVAAAAVAVRVMLRAGREEAESRSDPRRARAVER, from the coding sequence GTGGTGACGCTGGCCGCCGTCCTCGTGGGCTACCTCATCCTGCCCATGCTGGCGTCCGGGACCACGGTCGCGCTGCCGAGCATCGGCGCCGAGCTGAACGCCTCCGGCGCGGCCCTGCAGTGGGTGGTCGTCGGGTACTTCCTGGCCGCCGCGTCGGTGATGCTGGTGGCCGGCTCGCTCGCCGACCTGTTCGGCCGACGCCGCGTCTTCGCCGCCGGCGCCGCCCTCTACGCCGCCGCGACCCTGCTCTGCGCCCTGGCCGCCGACATCCTCCTGCTGGACGCGGCGCGGACGCTGGCGGGCGTCGGCGCCGGCGGGGTGATGGCCGGCGGCGGCGCGACCCTGGGCGGCACGTTCACCGGCCCGGCCCGCAACCGGGCCTACGCGGTCATGGGCACCACCGCCGGCGTCGGCATGGCGGCCGGGCCGACGCTGTCCGGGTGGATGATCGGCACGCTCGGCTGGCGCGCCACCTTCGTCGTATTCGCCGTCGCCGGCCTGCTCATGCTGGTCGGCGCCGTCTTCACGGCCGAGTCGCGGGCGGCCGCCCGGCCCCGGATCGACGTGGCCGGGGCCGTCGCCTTCGTCGCAGCGCTCTCGCTGGTGATGTTCGGCGTGAACCGGGCGGCGGGGACCGGCTGGGGGAGCCCGAGCGTGCTCGTTCCCCTCGCCGCCGGGTCGGCGCTGCTGGTGATGTTCGCGTTGATCGAGAGCCGCAGCCCGCACCCCGTGCTGCACCTGGGCCTGCTGCGCCTGCGGCGCTTCATGGCCTGGTGCCTGGCCTGCCTGTGCGTCGGCGCGGGGGCCGGCGGGGTGACGACGTTCCTGCCCACATACCTGCAGGGGGTGAACGGCGTCTCGGCCCAGGGCGCAGGACTCACCATGCTGATGATGACCACGCCGGTCCTGGTCGTCCCCCCGCTGGGGGCCCGTCTGGTCAACCGGGGGATCCCGGCCCGGGATCTGATCACCGTCAGCCTGCTGCTGATCGCGGCCGGGAACGCCTGGCTCACCGTGCTGCACCCCGGCATCGGCGTCCTCGGGCTGGCCGGCCCGCTGGTGGCGATCGGCACCGGCATGGGACTGGGGCTGGGCATCGCCGACGCCCAGACCGTCAGCCAGGTGGAGCCCGACCGGATCGGCATGGCCACCGGCCTGCTGAACACCATCCGCGCCGGCGGCTCCACGCTGGTCACCACGGTGTTCGGCACCACCTTGACCACCCTGCTGCAGGCGCGGATCGGCGACGGCGCGTCGGCCGCGCGGATCGCCGCCGGAGACCTGTCCGGTCCCGGCCGGGCCCTGCACGCCGCCCAGTTCACCGAGGCCTGGCACATCATGCTGTGGTGCACGGCGGCCGCCGTCGCCGCCGCCGCGGTCGCCGTCCGGGTCATGCTGCGGGCGGGCCGGGAGGAGGCGGAGAGCCGTTCGGATCCCCGGCGGGCCCGGGCGGTCGAGCGGTAG